One Vibrio sp. CDRSL-10 TSBA genomic region harbors:
- a CDS encoding efflux RND transporter periplasmic adaptor subunit — MGDGKAFSKQWLAAIVAAIALAGCQPDATPQAGGDSAPPPVAVDVVTITPQPVDVTSTLPGRTSAYRIAEVRPQVSGIVTKRLFVEGSQVKKGDVLFELDASTYQAALASAKASLARSEASLVQAQFQAKRYSELVKKNSVSQQDYEDAQASYKQALASVEEAKANVNSAEINLDYTKITAPISGRIGRTLITEGALVTANQTSALATIQQLDPLYVDLSQPSNELLKLRQATGMERKELSGIKLFLDDGTPIDQRATLQFAEVSVNENTGTVNVRATVDNPNQFLLPGLYVRAAVPTEHRDDGILVPQAAVTRNARGEASVFVVTADNKIESRMVVTSNTIGNQWLIDSGLKAGEQVVVNGIQKIRPGSAVTPQVLEASKEQ, encoded by the coding sequence ATGGGCGACGGTAAAGCCTTTTCTAAACAGTGGCTAGCCGCAATTGTAGCCGCAATTGCGCTGGCAGGTTGTCAGCCAGATGCCACACCACAAGCTGGTGGCGACAGTGCACCACCACCAGTAGCGGTCGATGTGGTCACCATCACGCCTCAGCCGGTCGATGTCACCAGCACGCTGCCGGGTCGCACCAGCGCCTACCGCATTGCTGAGGTACGTCCTCAGGTGAGCGGTATTGTCACCAAACGACTGTTTGTGGAAGGCAGCCAGGTCAAAAAAGGCGACGTGCTGTTTGAACTGGATGCGTCCACTTATCAAGCTGCACTGGCGAGTGCCAAAGCAAGCCTGGCCCGTTCCGAAGCCAGCCTGGTTCAGGCTCAGTTTCAGGCCAAACGTTACAGTGAACTGGTGAAGAAAAACTCAGTCAGCCAACAGGATTATGAAGATGCTCAGGCAAGCTACAAGCAAGCGCTGGCATCGGTTGAAGAAGCAAAAGCGAATGTGAATTCGGCTGAAATCAACCTCGACTACACCAAGATTACCGCGCCGATTTCCGGCCGTATCGGTCGTACTCTGATCACCGAAGGTGCATTGGTAACGGCTAACCAGACCAGTGCTCTGGCCACCATTCAACAGCTGGATCCGCTTTATGTCGACCTGTCTCAGCCAAGTAATGAGTTGCTAAAACTGCGTCAGGCCACGGGTATGGAAAGAAAAGAGCTGAGCGGTATCAAGCTGTTCCTCGATGACGGTACGCCAATTGACCAGCGTGCGACACTGCAGTTTGCTGAAGTCTCTGTTAACGAAAATACCGGTACGGTCAACGTGCGCGCCACCGTCGATAACCCGAATCAGTTCCTGCTACCGGGCCTGTACGTACGCGCCGCAGTGCCGACCGAGCATCGTGATGACGGCATCCTGGTTCCTCAGGCAGCAGTCACCCGTAACGCCCGTGGTGAAGCCTCGGTATTTGTCGTCACAGCCGACAACAAGATTGAATCGCGTATGGTAGTGACCAGCAACACCATCGGTAATCAGTGGCTGATTGACTCTGGCCTGAAAGCCGGTGAACAAGTGGTTGTCAACGGAATCCAGAAAATCCGC
- the gorA gene encoding glutathione-disulfide reductase: MATHFDYICIGGGSGGIASANRAAMYGAKVALIEAKDLGGTCVNVGCVPKKVMWHGAQVAEAMNLYAEDYGFDVEVKNFDWSKMVESRQAYIGRIHQSYDRVLGNNKVEVIRGFAKFVDAKTVEVNGEHYTADHILIAVGGRPSIPNIPGAEYGIDSNGFFDLNEQPKRVAVVGAGYIAVEIAGVLNALGTKTHLLCRKESPLRSFDPMIIDTLVEVMAAEGPQLHTHSVPKEVTKEADGSLTLHLENGESCNVDTLIWAIGRHPATDAINLAATGVATNDKGYIKVDAYQATNVPGIYCVGDIMQGGIELTPVAVKAGRQLSERLFNNKPEAKMDYSLVPTVVFSHPPIGTIGLTEQEAVEQYGADQVKVYTSGFTAMYTAVTKHRQPCKMKLVCAGDEETVVGLHGIGFTVDEMIQGFAVAMKMGATKADFDSVVAIHPTGSEEFRHDALRRTCPLSQ, encoded by the coding sequence ATGGCAACACATTTTGACTATATCTGTATCGGTGGCGGCAGTGGCGGCATCGCGTCAGCCAACCGCGCAGCCATGTACGGCGCCAAAGTGGCTCTGATTGAAGCCAAAGATCTGGGCGGCACCTGTGTCAACGTCGGCTGTGTACCGAAAAAGGTGATGTGGCACGGCGCGCAAGTGGCAGAAGCCATGAACCTGTACGCGGAAGATTACGGATTCGATGTTGAAGTGAAAAACTTCGACTGGAGCAAAATGGTTGAAAGCCGTCAGGCTTACATCGGCCGTATCCACCAGTCTTACGACCGCGTGCTGGGCAACAACAAAGTTGAAGTGATTCGTGGCTTTGCTAAGTTTGTCGACGCCAAAACCGTGGAAGTGAACGGCGAGCACTACACTGCTGATCATATTCTGATCGCTGTCGGCGGCCGTCCGAGCATCCCCAACATCCCGGGCGCTGAGTACGGTATCGACTCGAACGGCTTCTTCGACCTGAATGAACAGCCAAAACGCGTTGCCGTGGTTGGCGCAGGTTACATCGCGGTAGAAATTGCCGGTGTGCTTAACGCTCTGGGTACCAAAACCCACCTGCTGTGCCGTAAAGAATCACCGCTGCGCAGCTTCGACCCGATGATCATTGATACTTTGGTTGAAGTAATGGCTGCAGAAGGCCCGCAGCTGCACACCCACAGCGTGCCAAAAGAAGTGACTAAAGAAGCCGATGGCAGCCTGACCCTGCATCTGGAAAACGGTGAAAGCTGCAATGTTGACACCCTGATCTGGGCAATCGGCCGTCACCCGGCCACTGATGCCATCAACCTGGCCGCAACTGGTGTTGCCACCAATGACAAAGGCTACATCAAGGTCGACGCTTATCAGGCGACCAACGTCCCGGGCATCTACTGCGTCGGCGATATTATGCAAGGCGGTATCGAGCTGACTCCGGTCGCGGTCAAAGCCGGCCGTCAGCTGTCTGAGCGTCTGTTCAACAACAAACCGGAAGCCAAGATGGACTACAGCCTGGTACCGACTGTGGTGTTCAGTCACCCGCCAATCGGCACCATCGGCCTGACCGAGCAGGAAGCGGTTGAACAATACGGCGCCGACCAAGTGAAAGTCTACACTTCAGGCTTCACCGCGATGTACACCGCAGTCACCAAGCACCGTCAGCCATGTAAAATGAAACTAGTGTGTGCCGGCGATGAAGAAACCGTGGTTGGCCTGCACGGCATCGGTTTCACGGTCGATGAGATGATCCAGGGCTTTGCCGTGGCAATGAAGATGGGCGCAACCAAAGCGGACTTCGATTCCGTGGTCGCGATCCACCCGACCGGCAGCGAAGAGTTTCGTCACGATGCGCTAAGGCGCACCTGCCCCTTATCCCAGTGA
- a CDS encoding 23S rRNA (adenine(2030)-N(6))-methyltransferase RlmJ, with the protein MLSYRHSFHAGNHADVVKHIVQSLILTSLQQKDKPFVYHDTHSGVGRYDLTHEWSEKTGEYKQGIARLWQQADVPEDIQSYLTSIKALNQGDELRYYPGSPRVARAHLRANDRMVLTELHPSDYPLLEQEFHRDRQVAIFKEDGFARLKASLPPKERRGLVLIDPPYELAKEYRDVVNAIAQSYKRWATGIYAIWYPVVNRCDIEDMIEGLQGLGISKILQVELGVSPDTNERGMTASGMIVINPPWKLESQMETILPFLKQAIAPATGHYKVEWIVPE; encoded by the coding sequence TTGTTAAGTTACCGACACAGTTTCCATGCCGGAAACCACGCCGATGTGGTGAAACACATCGTACAAAGCTTAATCCTGACGTCCCTGCAGCAGAAGGATAAGCCATTTGTTTATCACGACACCCACTCCGGCGTCGGCCGCTACGATCTGACCCATGAGTGGTCGGAAAAAACCGGCGAGTACAAACAGGGCATCGCCCGTTTGTGGCAGCAGGCGGATGTGCCGGAAGATATCCAGAGCTACCTGACGTCAATTAAAGCGCTTAATCAGGGTGACGAGCTGCGCTACTACCCGGGTTCGCCGCGCGTGGCGCGTGCTCACCTGCGCGCCAACGATCGCATGGTACTGACCGAACTGCACCCGAGCGACTACCCGCTGCTGGAGCAGGAATTCCATCGCGACCGTCAGGTAGCGATTTTTAAAGAGGACGGTTTCGCCCGCCTCAAAGCCAGCCTGCCGCCGAAAGAGCGCCGCGGTCTGGTGCTGATTGACCCGCCGTATGAACTGGCCAAAGAGTACCGTGACGTGGTCAATGCGATTGCCCAGAGCTACAAGCGCTGGGCGACCGGCATCTATGCTATCTGGTATCCGGTGGTCAACCGCTGCGATATCGAAGATATGATTGAAGGCCTGCAGGGGCTCGGCATTAGCAAAATTTTACAAGTTGAACTCGGGGTTTCACCGGATACCAACGAGCGTGGCATGACTGCCTCTGGCATGATAGTGATTAACCCGCCGTGGAAACTGGAAAGTCAGATGGAAACCATCCTGCCGTTCCTCAAGCAGGCCATTGCGCCGGCTACCGGCCACTACAAAGTGGAATGGATTGTGCCGGAGTAA